In Monodelphis domestica isolate mMonDom1 chromosome 4, mMonDom1.pri, whole genome shotgun sequence, one DNA window encodes the following:
- the LOC100025423 gene encoding 60S ribosomal protein L29-like translates to MAKSKNHTTHNQSRKWHRNGIKKPRSLKYESLKEADPKFLRNTPFGKKYKKKGLKKMQTNNAKAIKALAKVIKPLSTKATKAKLLRSKIAKDNTQHTSHKMATKHLGPRVSTKCAGLKIMKPGSKLSRTANPRATKSGSKATKYDTKVTKSNLKGAKSNPKAVKVPKSGSKVTKSGPNTTKSGSKTNKSTKSGAKITKANIVTKTNSKATNFDSKAMKSSDSKAMKSAKSINPKGTKAKAAGAKAASPKHSK, encoded by the coding sequence ATGGCCAAGTCTAAAAACCACACCACCCACAACCAATCACGAAAATGGCACAGAAATGGCATCAAGAAACCTAGATCATTGAAATATGAGTCTCTGAAAGAGGCTGACCCCAAGTTTCTGAGAAACACGCCCTTTGGCAAGAAATACAAGAAGAAGGGGCTGAAGAAAATGCAGACCAACAATGCCAAAGCCATCAAGGCCCTAGCAAAGGTCATCAAGCCCCTGAGCACTAAGGCCACAAAGGCCAAACTCCTCAGGTCCAAGATCGCCAAGGACAATACCCAGCACACCAGTCACAAGATGGCAACCAAGCATCTAGGTCCTAGGGTTAGCACCAAATGCGCAGGCCTCAAGATCATGAAGCCTGGCTCTAAGCTTTCCAGAACCGCTAACCCTAGAGCCACCAAATCTGGCTCCAAGGCCACCAAATATGACACCAAGGTCACCAAATCTAATCTCAAGGGAGCCAAATCCAATCCCAAGGCAGTCAAAGTCCCCAAGTCTGGCTCCAAAGTTACTAAGTCTGGCCCTAACACCACCAAATCTGGCTCCAAGACCAATAAGTCTACCAAATCTGGTGCTAAGATCACCAAAGCAAACATAGTCACCAAGACTAACTCCAAAGCCACCAATTTTGATTCTAAAGCTATGAAGTCCAGTGATTCCAAGGCAATGAAGTCTGCCAAGTCCATCAACCCCAAGGGCACCAAAGCAAAAGCTGCTGGGGCTAAGGCTGCTAGTCCTAAGCATTCAAAATAG